From Pseudomonas frederiksbergensis, the proteins below share one genomic window:
- the ndoB gene encoding naphthalene 1,2-dioxygenase system large oxygenase NdoB, with protein MNYNNKILVSESGLSQKHLIHGDEELFQHELKTIFARNWLFLTHDSLIPAPGDYVTAKMGIDEVIVSRQNDGSIRAFLNVCRHRGKTLVSVEAGNAKGFVCSYHGWGFGSNGELQSVPFEKDLYGESLNKKCLGLKEVARVESFHGFIYGCFDQEAPPLMDYLGDAAWYLEPMFKHSGGLELVGPPGKVVIKANWKAPAENFVGDAYHVGWTHASSLRSGESIFSSLAGNAALPPEGAGLQMTSKYGSGMGVLWDGYSGVHSADLVPELMAFGGAKQERLNKEIGDVRARIYRSHLNCTVFPNNSMLTCSGVFKVWNPIDANTTEVWTYAIVEKDMPEDLKRRLADSVQRTFGPAGFWESDDNDNMETASQNGKKYQSRDSDLLSNLGFGEDVYGDAVYPGVVGKSAIGETSYRGFYRAYQAHVSSSNWAEFEHASSTWHTELTKTTDR; from the coding sequence ATGAATTACAATAATAAAATCTTGGTAAGTGAATCTGGTCTGAGCCAAAAGCACCTGATTCATGGCGATGAAGAACTTTTCCAACATGAACTGAAAACCATTTTTGCGCGGAACTGGCTTTTTCTCACTCATGATAGCCTGATTCCTGCCCCCGGCGACTATGTTACCGCAAAAATGGGGATTGACGAGGTCATCGTCTCCCGGCAGAACGACGGTTCGATTCGTGCTTTTCTGAACGTTTGCCGGCATCGTGGCAAGACGCTGGTGAGCGTGGAAGCCGGCAATGCCAAAGGTTTTGTTTGCAGCTATCACGGCTGGGGCTTCGGCTCCAACGGTGAACTGCAGAGCGTTCCATTTGAAAAAGATCTGTACGGCGAGTCGCTCAATAAAAAATGTCTGGGGTTGAAAGAAGTCGCTCGCGTGGAGAGCTTCCATGGCTTCATCTACGGTTGCTTCGACCAGGAGGCCCCTCCTCTTATGGACTATCTGGGTGACGCTGCTTGGTACCTGGAACCTATGTTCAAGCATTCCGGCGGTTTAGAACTGGTCGGTCCTCCAGGCAAGGTTGTGATCAAGGCCAACTGGAAGGCACCCGCGGAAAACTTTGTGGGAGATGCATACCACGTGGGTTGGACGCACGCGTCTTCGCTTCGCTCGGGGGAGTCTATCTTCTCGTCGCTCGCTGGCAATGCGGCGCTACCACCTGAAGGCGCAGGCTTGCAAATGACCTCCAAATACGGCAGCGGCATGGGTGTGTTGTGGGACGGATATTCAGGTGTGCATAGCGCAGACTTGGTTCCGGAATTGATGGCATTCGGAGGCGCAAAGCAGGAAAGGCTGAACAAAGAAATTGGCGATGTTCGCGCTCGGATTTATCGCAGCCACCTCAACTGCACCGTTTTCCCGAACAACAGCATGCTGACCTGCTCGGGTGTTTTCAAAGTATGGAACCCGATCGACGCAAACACCACCGAGGTCTGGACCTACGCCATTGTCGAAAAAGACATGCCTGAGGATCTCAAGCGCCGCTTGGCCGACTCTGTTCAGCGAACGTTCGGGCCTGCTGGCTTCTGGGAAAGCGACGACAATGACAATATGGAAACAGCTTCGCAAAACGGCAAGAAATATCAATCAAGAGATAGTGATCTGCTTTCAAACCTTGGTTTCGGTGAGGACGTATACGGCGACGCGGTCTATCCAGGCGTCGTCGGCAAATCGGCGATCGGCGAGACCAGTTATCGTGGTTTCTACCGGGCTTACCAGGCACACGTCAGCAGCTCCAACTGGGCTGAGTTCGAGCATGCCTCTAGTACTTGGCATACTGAACTTACGAAGACTACTGATCGCTAA
- the ndoC gene encoding naphthalene 1,2-dioxygenase system small oxygenase NdoC, which translates to MMINIQEDKLVSAHDAEEILRFFNCHDSALQQEATTLLTQEAHLLDIQAYRAWLEHCVGAEVQYQVISRELRAASERRYKLNEAMNVYNENFQQLKVRVEHQLDPQNWGNSPKLRFTRFITNVQAAMDVNDKELLHIRSNVILHRARRGNQVDVFYAAREDKWKRGEGGVRKLVQRFVDYPERILQTHNLMVFL; encoded by the coding sequence ATGATGATCAATATTCAAGAAGACAAGCTGGTTTCCGCCCACGACGCCGAAGAGATTCTTCGTTTCTTCAATTGCCACGACTCTGCTTTGCAACAAGAAGCCACTACGCTGCTGACCCAGGAAGCGCATTTGTTGGACATTCAGGCTTACCGTGCTTGGTTAGAGCACTGCGTGGGGGCAGAGGTGCAATATCAGGTCATTTCACGCGAACTGCGCGCAGCTTCAGAGCGTCGTTATAAGCTCAATGAAGCCATGAACGTTTACAACGAAAATTTTCAGCAACTGAAAGTTCGAGTTGAGCATCAACTGGATCCGCAAAACTGGGGCAACAGCCCGAAGCTGCGCTTTACTCGCTTTATCACCAACGTCCAGGCCGCAATGGACGTAAATGACAAAGAGCTACTTCACATCCGCTCCAACGTCATTCTGCACCGGGCACGACGTGGCAATCAGGTCGATGTCTTCTACGCCGCCCGGGAAGATAAATGGAAACGTGGCGAAGGTGGAGTACGAAAATTGGTCCAGCGATTCGTCGATTACCCAGAGCGCATACTTCAGACGCACAATCTGATGGTCTTTCTGTGA
- the hcaB gene encoding 3-(cis-5,6-dihydroxycyclohexa-1,3-dien-1-yl)propanoate dehydrogenase has translation MGNQQVVSITGAGSGIGLELVRSFKSAGYYVSALVRNEEQEALLCKEFKDALEIVVGDVRDHATNEKLIKQTIDRFGHLDCFIANAGIWDYMLSIEEPWEKISSSFDEIFDINVKSYFSGISAALPELKKTNGSVVMTASVSSHAVGGGGSCYIASKHAVLGMVKALAYELAPEVRVNAVSPGGTVTSLCGPASAGFDKMHMKDMPGIDDMIKGLTPLGFAAKPEDVVAPYLLLASRKQGKFITGTVISIDGGMALGRK, from the coding sequence ATGGGCAATCAACAAGTCGTTTCGATAACCGGTGCAGGCTCAGGAATCGGTCTCGAACTGGTTCGGTCCTTTAAGTCGGCCGGTTATTACGTATCCGCTCTCGTACGAAACGAGGAGCAAGAGGCGCTTCTTTGCAAAGAGTTCAAGGACGCACTCGAGATTGTAGTGGGCGATGTCCGGGACCACGCAACAAATGAGAAGCTGATAAAGCAAACAATCGATAGATTCGGTCATCTTGATTGTTTTATTGCAAATGCCGGTATCTGGGATTACATGCTGAGCATCGAAGAGCCTTGGGAGAAAATATCGAGCAGTTTTGACGAAATATTCGACATTAATGTCAAGAGCTATTTCAGTGGCATCAGTGCCGCCCTGCCGGAACTGAAAAAGACTAACGGATCAGTGGTGATGACCGCTTCGGTGTCGTCCCATGCGGTCGGTGGTGGTGGTTCTTGCTACATCGCCAGCAAGCATGCGGTGCTCGGTATGGTTAAGGCTTTGGCCTACGAATTGGCCCCCGAAGTTCGCGTGAACGCTGTTTCGCCGGGGGGCACCGTGACGTCTCTGTGCGGTCCCGCGAGCGCCGGTTTCGACAAAATGCACATGAAAGACATGCCCGGCATCGACGATATGATCAAAGGTCTCACGCCTCTTGGGTTTGCAGCCAAGCCCGAAGACGTGGTGGCACCCTATTTGTTGCTGGCTTCGCGAAAGCAAGGAAAATTCATCACCGGCACCGTGATTAGCATTGATGGCGGTATGGCGCTCGGTCGCAAGTGA
- a CDS encoding aldehyde dehydrogenase, translating to MKTKLFINNAWIDSSDQQTFERIHPVSSDVVTESANATVTDAIKAAQAAEEAFKTWKAVGPSERRRLLLKVADVMESKTPKFIEVMAMEVGASALWAGFNVHASANVFREAASLATQIQGETIPTDKAETLSMTLRQPVGPILSIVPWNGTAVLAARAIAYPLVCGNTVVFKGSEFSPATHALITQCVQEAGLPAGVLNYLNSSPDRSPEIADALISAKEIRRINFTGSTRVGSIIAQKAAQHLKRCLLELGGKSPLIVLDDADIDAAVKAAVFGSFLFQGQICMSTERLIVDEKIADEFVAKFVEKTKRLSAGDPCVTGDCIIGPMVSPNSGERINGLFKDAIDKGAKVVCGGLAQGALMPATILDHVKSDMRIYDEETFGPITVVIRCKGEAEAVRIANDSVYGLSSGVFGRDINRALRVGMSIEYGSVHINGSTVQNEAQAPYGGTKNTGYGRFDGRAVIDEFTEIKWLTIEPFEQQYPF from the coding sequence ATGAAGACAAAACTGTTTATCAATAACGCCTGGATCGATTCTAGTGACCAGCAGACCTTCGAGCGCATACACCCCGTCAGCAGCGATGTGGTGACTGAGAGCGCAAACGCCACAGTGACGGACGCGATAAAGGCGGCGCAAGCGGCCGAGGAGGCGTTCAAGACCTGGAAGGCCGTTGGACCTTCAGAGCGTCGCCGCCTTCTCCTAAAGGTCGCCGATGTCATGGAAAGTAAAACACCCAAGTTCATCGAAGTGATGGCCATGGAGGTGGGAGCTTCCGCCCTTTGGGCCGGATTCAACGTCCATGCGTCTGCCAATGTGTTCCGAGAGGCTGCCTCGCTGGCTACCCAAATTCAGGGTGAAACCATCCCAACGGACAAAGCCGAAACGCTCTCAATGACACTACGTCAGCCGGTCGGCCCGATCCTAAGCATCGTTCCATGGAACGGCACCGCAGTGCTTGCGGCACGAGCCATCGCTTATCCGCTGGTCTGTGGCAACACTGTGGTGTTCAAAGGCTCTGAATTTAGTCCCGCGACGCATGCCCTGATCACCCAGTGCGTGCAGGAAGCCGGGCTGCCCGCTGGCGTGCTCAATTACCTCAACTCTTCGCCTGACCGTTCGCCCGAGATCGCTGACGCACTGATCTCTGCCAAGGAGATCCGCCGCATCAACTTCACGGGTTCCACCCGCGTGGGCAGCATTATCGCGCAGAAAGCCGCGCAACACCTCAAGCGCTGCCTGCTGGAGCTCGGCGGCAAGTCCCCGCTTATTGTTCTGGATGATGCAGACATCGATGCGGCGGTCAAGGCAGCGGTGTTCGGTAGCTTCCTGTTCCAAGGTCAGATCTGCATGTCCACTGAGCGCTTGATCGTTGATGAGAAGATAGCCGACGAATTTGTCGCAAAATTTGTCGAAAAAACTAAGCGCTTGAGCGCAGGCGACCCGTGCGTAACTGGCGACTGCATCATCGGCCCGATGGTCTCGCCAAATTCGGGTGAGCGGATCAATGGTTTGTTCAAAGACGCGATCGACAAAGGGGCAAAAGTTGTTTGCGGCGGCTTGGCCCAAGGTGCGCTCATGCCGGCCACGATCCTGGATCACGTCAAATCTGACATGCGGATTTACGATGAGGAGACCTTTGGTCCCATCACCGTGGTAATCCGTTGTAAAGGCGAAGCAGAGGCCGTCCGCATTGCCAACGACAGCGTCTATGGCCTGTCGTCGGGCGTATTTGGCCGCGACATCAACCGCGCTCTACGCGTGGGTATGTCCATCGAATATGGTTCTGTACACATCAACGGTTCGACCGTCCAGAACGAGGCGCAGGCTCCTTACGGAGGCACCAAGAACACCGGCTACGGGCGCTTCGACGGCCGTGCTGTAATCGACGAGTTCACAGAGATCAAGTGGCTGACCATCGAACCTTTCGAGCAGCAATATCCCTTCTGA